CGTCCCCACAGCCATCCGCGCGTTCCAGGCGCTGCGCCACAAGGCGTTCAGCATCGACCTGCTCGTGACCATCGCCGTCGTCGGCGCCCTCATCATCGGCGAGTTTGTCGAGGCCGCTGTGGTCTCCTTCCTGTTCATCTTCGGCGCCTGGCTCGAGGCCCGCACGCTGGAGAAGACGCGCCGCTCGCTGCGGGACCTGGTGGACATGGCGCCGCAGGAAGCGCAAGTCATGCGCGACGGCGTGTCCGTCACCATCAGCGTGGACGACGTCGTTACGGGCGACCATGTGGTGGTCCAATCCGGCGGCCAAATCCCCGTGGACGGCACCATCATCTCCGGCCAAGCCCTGGTCAACGAGGCAACCATTACGGGCGAGCCGGTACCCGCGTCCAAAACGATTGGCAACAAGGTCTACGGCGGCACCATCGTGGACAACGGCTTCATCGGCATGACCGCCGAGCAGGTGGGCGACGACACCACCTTCGCGCAGATCATCGAACTCGTTGAAGAGGCGCAGGAATCCAAGACGAAGGCGCAGCGCTTCCTCGACAGGTTCGCACAAATTTACACGCCGGCCATTGTGGTGCTGGCCGTCATTGTGCTGATCTTCAGCCGCAATGTGGAGTTCGCGCTGACGTTCCTGGTCATCGCCTGCCCCGGGGCCTTGGTCATCTCCACCCCGGTTTCCATGGTTGCGGGCCTCGGCAACGGCGCCCGCCACGGCGTCTTGGTCAAGGGCGGCGACGCTCTGGAGCGCTTCTCCAAGATCGACGCCATGGTCTTCGACAAGACGGGTACCCTCACCGTGGGCCGTCCCGAGATCACCGAGATTTTCCCGCTTGGAATGAACGACGCCGACACCGTCCTGTTGCTTGCGGCCCACCTTGAGCTTGCTTCCGAACACCCGCTCGGAAAGACGATTGTGGATGAGGCCCGCAGGCGCGGACTCGACGTCACGATCCAGCCCACCGAGGTTGAGGTCATCAAGGGCGGAGGCATCCGTGGCAAGGTTGACGGGCACACCGTGGCCGTTGGCTCACGCCGGGTGCTCGCCAGCATGGGCGTTGATCTGCCTGCTTCAGCCGCCGACCATGCGGTGCTGCGGGAGCAGGGCGGCAACACCGCAGTCTTTGCAGTGCTCGATGGCGAACTGGCCGCAGTCATTTCCATCGCCGACAAGATCCGCCCGGAGGCCAAGGACGCCATTGCGGCCATGCGCCGCAGCGGTGTGAAGAAGTTCTTCATGCTCACAGGCGACAACCGCCACACGGCGGCACTGGTCGCGGCCGAGCTGGACATCGACGAGGTCCGCGCCGAGCTGCTGCCAGCCGACAAGGTCCGCATTGTCCAGGAGATCAAGGACGCCGGACACAGCGTTGCCATGGTGGGCGACGGCATCAACGACGCGCCAGCCATTGCCACGGCCGACGTTGGCCTGGCCATGGGCGCCGGCACGGACGTCTCCATCCAGACGGCGGACGTGATCCTCATGGGCAACCGCTTTGACCAGCTTGTGCACGCGTTCTCGCTGTCCAAGGCGACCGTACGGAACATGAAGCAAAACACCGCGATCGCACTTGGCACGGTGGTACTTCTTCTGACCGGAGTGCTGCTGCAGAAGGTGTTCATGGCAACGGGCATGCTGGTGCACGAGGTCAGCGTGCTGGTGGTCATCATCAACGCCGTCCGCCTGGTCCGGTTCAGGGACAAGCGGGCAGCGGTGCCAACGGCAACAGCTGAACTGCCGCCGTTGGATGAGCAAGACGACTTCCGCAAGGACGAGCTGGCTGCAAGGAACTAGCGGAGCTCCGCAAGCTCGCATCCGTCCCTCGCCAAGACCCCGTGTGGCAGCTCTCGCCGCTGGCTGCGGCAGGATCAATCCTGCCGCTCCCAGACGCACGTGGCGAACCATTAGCTTCCTCGTGCTGCGTCGATCTTGTCCTTGATGTCAGTGAATTTGACGGTGCCATTGCCAAACTCGAAGACGACCGTGGCGGTAGCCAAGGTAGTGTCATCCAACATTTTCTGGGCTATGCCGCACGCAGTGATGGCACCCAGGTTGTCGCCGTCGTTCTCAAGCGCAGTTTCCACGTACAGGACGTCACCGTCCCACCTGGCTTCTCCTTGGAGTGCCGCACCCATGAGCATGGCCACGCCGCTCCGGCTTGTTTCACCATCCTGGGATTTCTTCGCCGAATTATCTTGGGGCTTCTTCTCGGGCGCCGCTTCCTGGGCAGCATCGCCCGCACCCGTTTTGTCCTCAGCTGCCGGGTTGCTTGAGCACCCGGCCGCCCCCAACAGCAGCGATGCGGAAAATACAGCCGCGAAGATTCTTCCTGGAAAGCTTTTTCATGTTGTTTACTTCTCCAAAATATCGATGCAGGCCACGGTGCCGTCCGTGAATTCCATGACCGCTGTTTGGGAGTCTTCCAGCAGCTGGTCCGTCACCATGCAGTTGGTGAAGGCCCGGATGCCGTTCACGTCTTGGTCCTCGGCCAGTTTCACATGCAAGGTCTCCCCCTCCCAGCGGGCTTCCGCGCTCAGTGCGGAGCCTATCGCCATGGCCATGGTGTCCTTGTCGATGTCGCCGCTTCCGGCGTCCTTGCCGGATTCGTCGGACATTTGCTGTTCCGCACTGGCCGGATCCTTGCTTTCCTGGCCCGCCGGCGCAACGCTGCCGGGTGCCGGATCCGGGCCGCCGCCGCAAGCTGTGGCGCCCACGGCAAGCATGGCGGCGAAAGCCACGGCCGTCATCGACTGCATCAATTGCTTCATCATTCCCCCACAAGACCCGTTGGCGGCGGAACCAATGCCCCGCAAGGCAACAGCCTAGGAACCTCAATGAAAGTTTTCTTAAATCCCGCTCCATCAGCCGGACGCAGACCACTCATCGGGAGAAGTTCAGGCTACTCCGGCTTCCCTGTAGAAACCCTCAACATGGGCCGTGACGAGCGCTGAGGCGAGGGGTCCGTCGTCGTTCTTGACCGCTGCAAGAATGGCGCGATGCTCTGCACGCAGGCGCTGCACTGTTGCGTCCCAATCCGGAAGGTTGCCGGTGAGCCTGCTGCCGTAGTCCTTGATGGCCTCGCGCAACGAGCCCAGGATGGCGCTGATGACGACGTTTCCGGCTGCCTGCGCCACGGCAAGGTGGAAGCGGACGTCGAGGTCCAGGAACTCCTCCACGTCAGTGGTGTCATCCATCCGGTCCAGCAGCGACGCAGCCTCGCAGAGGGCAGGGGAATCGGAGCGGGCCTCAGACGCTGCCCAGGATTCCAGCAGGACGCGGGTCCGCACAATGTCGGCAACGGGGAGATGGGAGGTGGCCACATGCAATCGCAGCGCCATCCCCAAGGCCAGGGCCGGATCGGCGATGGCCACGGTGCCGGCGTCGGGCCCGGAACCCACACCCACCCGGACCACACCCATGACCTCAAGGATCCTGATGGCTTCCCGGACGGACGTGCGCGAGACCGCCAATTTTTCGGCCAGGGCCCGCTCGGGCGGCAGCCGGTCTCCCAGCTTCAGGCTGCCGGCTGCGAGCTGGCTCTCGATCCAATTCAGGACAACTTGGTGGGTGCGCATGAATTCATCCTACTTTGTGTGGTTGGACCTTAGTCGTTAGGGTGGAAAGCCAGAGCGGACAACCCCTCTTCCCCAGCCTGGAGGCGCCATGACACACACCATCGAACCCGGCATGCCTGAAGCGGTCGCACTCCCCGCTGCCGCGACACCGTCCGCGCTCAAGCGCCGAATCCCAAAATACTCGGAAATCGCGCCGCTGATGCAGTTCAAGAAACCCGAGTTCAGCCGGGCATCCAAGCTGCGCCGCGCCAGCACCATCTGGGACTTGCGGGACATGGCCAAGCGCCGCACCCCAAAAGCCCCGTTCGACTACACGGACGGCGCCGCCGAGGCGGAAATAACGCTCCGCCGGGCACGCCAGGCGTTTCTGGACATTGAATTCCGGCCCGGCGTGCTGCGCGATGTCTCCAGCATTGATCTGGGCACCGAGATTCTGGGCAGGCATTCAACCATGCCTGTGGGCATTGCCCCCACTGGATTCACCCGCATGATGCAGTCTGAAGGCGAGTACGCAGGCTCCCAGGCAGCGGAAGCCGCGGGCATCCCGTACACGCTCTCCACCATGGGCACCGCCTCCATCGAAGACGTCGCCGCGGCGGCCCCGGACGGACGGAACTGGTTCCAGCTGTACCTGTGGAAGGACCGGGACCGCTCCCTCGAGCTGATCGAACGTGCTGCCCAAGCCGGCTACGACACGCTCATGGTCACCGTGGACACCGCCGTTGGTGGCGCCCGGTTGCGGGATGTGCGCAATGGCATGACCATCCCGCCGTCGCTGACCTTGAAAACTGTGTTGGATGCTTCCTACCGTCCGGCCTGGTGGTTCAACTTCCTGACGCATGAGCCGCTGGCTTTTGCCTCGCTGTCCCGACATTCGGGCACGGCTGAATCCCTGATCAATTCGATGTTTGATCCGACCCTGACGTACGCGGATCTGGATTGGCTGCGGAACACCTGGAAGGGCAAGCTGGTGGTCAAGGGCATCCAGACGGTCGACGACGCCCGGAAGTCAGTTGCCCACGGCGCCGATGGTGTGGTGCTGTCAAACCATGGCGGCCGCCAGCTGGACCGGGCACCCATCCCGTTCCATCTGCTGCCGGAGGTCGCTGCCGCGTTGAAGACAAGTGGCAACAACCCGGCCATCATCCTGGACACGGGCATCATGGCCGGGGCGGACATCATCGCGGCACTGGCCCTCGGCGCGGACTTCACCCTGATTGGCCGCGCCTACCTGTACGGGCTCATGGCCGGTGGACGTGCCGGAGTGGACCGCGCCCTGGCGATCCTGGAGACTGACATGAGGCGCACCATGGCCCTGCTCGGGGTCAGCTCCATTGCGGAACTGACGCCGGAGCATGTGCGGATCCTGCAGGGCTAGCGGCGATTGCTGGTCGAGCTGGTCCAGCTGGTCGAGCTGGTCGAGCTGGTCCAAGGATTTCGACAGGCCCAAGCCGCGGCGCCCAATCAGCGCACGCCCAACTCAGGCGTCGAACAGGCCGCGGACGTCGTCTGCGGTAATGGCGGAGGAGAACATGGCGTCGTCGTCCATGACGGAGGTGAACAGCTTCGCCTTCTTCTCCTTCAGGGCCATGACCTTTTCCTCGATGGTGTCCTTGGCGACCAGCCGGTACACCATGACGTTCTTGGTCTGCCCGATCCGGTGGGTGCGGTCCACAGCCTGGTTCTCGGTGGCCGGGTTCCACCACGGATCCAGCAGGAAGCAGTAGTCGGCCTCGGTCAGATTCAGCCCGAAACCCCCCGATTTCAGACTGATCAGGAACACCGGTGCCTTTCCGGACTTGAACTTCTCAATGACCTCGCCGCGCTTGCGCGTCTTGCCATCCAGATAGGCGTACTCGATCCCGGCCGCGTCCAGCCGCTCGCGCGCCTTGCCCAGGAACGAGGTGAACTGGCTGAAAATCAGCGCCCGGTGCCCTTCCGCCACGACGTCCTCGAGCTGTTCAAACAGCACGTCGAGCTTGCTGGACGGGGTGCTGGCATACTTTACGTCCACCAGGGACGCGTCCAGGCTGAGCATCCGCAACGTGGTGAGCGACTTGAAAATGGCGAAGCGGTTCTTGTCCATGTCGCCCAGCAAACCCATGACCTTTTGGCGCTCGTGCTGCAGGTGGCGCTGGTAAATGGTGCGATGCCGCGGCGCCAGTTCCAGTTCCAGGACCTGCTCCTGCTTGGGCGGCAGTTCCTTGGCCACGGCGTCCTTGGTGCGGCGCATGATCAACGGCCGGATCCGCCGCCGCAACTGCTTGAGCCGTTCCGCGTCGCCGTCCTTCTCCACCGGTTTGCGGTAGTAGTCGGCAAAATTGGTGGGCGACGGGAACAGCCCCGGCGCCGCCACGGCGAACAGCGACCACAGTTCCATCAGGTTGTTTTCCATGGGTGTGCCGGTGATGGCCAGCTTGAATTTCACCGGGAAGGCGCGAGCCATTTGGCTGGCCTTCGTGAGATGGTTCTTCACAAACTGGGCCTCGTCCAGGATCAGCCCCGCCCATTCCTGGCTCGCGTACGCCTCGTTGTCCAGGCGGAAGAGGGCATAGGAGGTAATGACGACGTCGGCCCCGTTCACCAATGCGGCAGCGTCGCTTCCGCTGCGGCGGAGGGTGTCGATGACGGCGGTGGTGTTCAGAGTGGGTGCGAAGCGGCGCGCCTCGGCTTCCCAGTTGGACACCACGGAGGTGGGCGCCACGACGAGGAACGGGCTGGTGCTCTCGTCGGTTCCTGCGTTGCCAGCTATTTTTGGGTTGCCCGTTTCCTTGGCGTGGGTGATCAGGGCCAGGGTTTGCAGGGTCTTGCCCAGGCCCATGTCGTCGGCCAGCACCCCGCCAAGCCCGTTTTTGTACAGGAACGCCAGCCAGTTGAAGCCTTCCTGCTGGTACGGGCGTAGTTCTGCGTGCAGCGTGGCCGGCACTGGGACCGCGGCAACTTCCTGCAATGCAAGGAGCCCGCTGACCGACTTTTCCCAGGCCGCGGCTTCTTCAACGCTGGTGGAGAGTTCCTTCAGTTCTTCCCACAGCCCTGCCTGATAGCGGCTGATGGTCAGTGATTCGCCTGGTTCCTGGAGACTTTTTGCCTCCTCGATGAGCCGGCGCAACTGCTGAAACTCGGGCTGGTCCA
This genomic interval from Arthrobacter sp. PAMC 25486 contains the following:
- a CDS encoding cation-translocating P-type ATPase, translating into MTGRTKARIAAATGIMLIAALTFHLFAMPVPRDVLLFVSAVTAGVPTAIRAFQALRHKAFSIDLLVTIAVVGALIIGEFVEAAVVSFLFIFGAWLEARTLEKTRRSLRDLVDMAPQEAQVMRDGVSVTISVDDVVTGDHVVVQSGGQIPVDGTIISGQALVNEATITGEPVPASKTIGNKVYGGTIVDNGFIGMTAEQVGDDTTFAQIIELVEEAQESKTKAQRFLDRFAQIYTPAIVVLAVIVLIFSRNVEFALTFLVIACPGALVISTPVSMVAGLGNGARHGVLVKGGDALERFSKIDAMVFDKTGTLTVGRPEITEIFPLGMNDADTVLLLAAHLELASEHPLGKTIVDEARRRGLDVTIQPTEVEVIKGGGIRGKVDGHTVAVGSRRVLASMGVDLPASAADHAVLREQGGNTAVFAVLDGELAAVISIADKIRPEAKDAIAAMRRSGVKKFFMLTGDNRHTAALVAAELDIDEVRAELLPADKVRIVQEIKDAGHSVAMVGDGINDAPAIATADVGLAMGAGTDVSIQTADVILMGNRFDQLVHAFSLSKATVRNMKQNTAIALGTVVLLLTGVLLQKVFMATGMLVHEVSVLVVIINAVRLVRFRDKRAAVPTATAELPPLDEQDDFRKDELAARN
- a CDS encoding FadR/GntR family transcriptional regulator; translation: MRTHQVVLNWIESQLAAGSLKLGDRLPPERALAEKLAVSRTSVREAIRILEVMGVVRVGVGSGPDAGTVAIADPALALGMALRLHVATSHLPVADIVRTRVLLESWAASEARSDSPALCEAASLLDRMDDTTDVEEFLDLDVRFHLAVAQAAGNVVISAILGSLREAIKDYGSRLTGNLPDWDATVQRLRAEHRAILAAVKNDDGPLASALVTAHVEGFYREAGVA
- a CDS encoding alpha-hydroxy acid oxidase, translating into MTHTIEPGMPEAVALPAAATPSALKRRIPKYSEIAPLMQFKKPEFSRASKLRRASTIWDLRDMAKRRTPKAPFDYTDGAAEAEITLRRARQAFLDIEFRPGVLRDVSSIDLGTEILGRHSTMPVGIAPTGFTRMMQSEGEYAGSQAAEAAGIPYTLSTMGTASIEDVAAAAPDGRNWFQLYLWKDRDRSLELIERAAQAGYDTLMVTVDTAVGGARLRDVRNGMTIPPSLTLKTVLDASYRPAWWFNFLTHEPLAFASLSRHSGTAESLINSMFDPTLTYADLDWLRNTWKGKLVVKGIQTVDDARKSVAHGADGVVLSNHGGRQLDRAPIPFHLLPEVAAALKTSGNNPAIILDTGIMAGADIIAALALGADFTLIGRAYLYGLMAGGRAGVDRALAILETDMRRTMALLGVSSIAELTPEHVRILQG